The following proteins are encoded in a genomic region of Cryptomeria japonica chromosome 11, Sugi_1.0, whole genome shotgun sequence:
- the LOC131066057 gene encoding replication protein A 70 kDa DNA-binding subunit A-like — protein MIFSNDRSCSNGGGISSPALIDRIAYGGLADPLELTPYAIRSINAGDDIPPPLLQLLSFEKIIGDPNDNDRYKLVLSDGTYMQVAILPTKAIIVFTLDVKKIDYHLLGKPRYLFKEQEEQTLGRETPPPTKHALKFGADLPSPQNGPSENISPIKSLNPYQNNWTIKGCVTNKRKMHKYTTPKCNGQVFSFDIIDEEGCEIRITSFDEIAELHYHRIEQGASYVLSKVLKRCAPDAVGPDKKTRFTPIDELLTTTNNTLIDVIGVVVNVGEISVIHRKDGSVVNKIIVKINDMSTLTIDVNLWGPSSEKLGNDLKNMHTSGTFVILVVQNARVGYFNGKVINTSASTAFEINPSIPEAEPLRLRGPIQQSLDPHPSALHCKNNQYQRMSIASILQRLSVMPEAIETTIIAVLRFVKEDPFYYIACPLQFNRKECKKKCAKLAENLWSCPRCQTQFPECNYKYLLHMKLQDHTSIVWANAFDNVGTELFSLSAKELYMLQYDLTTEKTPHIILKKAMFKHYTFTTLVSTDTFNSERRIKVTIDKMQRLDFKAEYPCLLAEIAQMHAIT, from the exons ATGATTTTTTCAAATGATAGAAGCTGCAGCAATGGTGGAGGGATATCATCTCCTGCATTAATAGATCGGATTGCATATGGG GGACTTGCCGATCCCCTTGAGCTTACCCCATATGCAATCCGATCTATTAATGCAGGAGATGATATCCCTCCACCATTGCTACAGCTTCTATCATTTGAAAAAATCATTGGTGATCCAAATGACAATGACAGATACAAACTTGTCTTGTCAGATGGCACCTATATGCAAGTGGCCATTTTGCCAACCAA GGCCATCATTGTATTCACtcttgatgtgaaaaaaatagattACCATTTGCTTGGCAAACCTCGATACCTCTTCAAGGAACAAGAAGAGCAAACGTTGGGCCGAGAAACCCCGCCACCCACTAAACATGCTCTTAAATTCGGTGCAGATTTGCCTTCCCCACAAAATGGTCCTTCTGAAAATATCAGCCCTATTAAAAGCTTGAACCCTTACCAAAACAATTGGACCATAAAAGGTTGCGTAACAAATAAGAGGAAGATGCATAAATATACCACGCCAAAATGCAATGGGCAGGTTTttagttttgatattatagatgaaGAGGGTTGTGAAATTAGAATCACTTCCTTTGACGAAATTGCTGAATTACACTATCATCGAATCGAGCAAGGAGCTTCATATGTTCTGTCCAAAG TTTTGAAGCGTTGTGCCCCTGATGCTGTTGGGCCTGATAAAAAAACCCGCTTCACCCCTATTGATGAACTTCTCACCACTACCAACAATACTTTGATtgatgttattggtgttgttgtcAATGTCGGAGAGATCTCTGTAATTCATAGAAAGGATGGCTCTGTTGTAAACAAGATAATAGTAAAAATAAATGATATGTCAACTTTGACAATAGATGTTAACCTTTGGGGCCCATCCTCAGAAAAACTAGGCAATGACTTGAAGAATATGCATACATCTGGAACATTTGTCATCCTTGTTGTTCAAAATGCAAGGGTTGGTTATTTCAACGGAAAAGTCATAAATACATCAGCATCCACAGCTTTTGAAATCAACCCTTCTATTCCTGAAGCTGAGCCCCTCCGTTTAAGAGGCCCTATCCAACAAAGCCTTGATCCACATCCTTCAGCTCTCCATTGCAAAAATAACCAGTATCAAAGAATGTCAATTGCATCCATCTTGCAGCGCCTTAGTGTTATGCCTGAAGCCATTGAGACTACTATTATAGCTGTGTTGCGCTTCGTAAAGGAAGACCCCTTTTACTATATAGCTTGCCCATTGCAATTCAATAGAAAAGAATGTAAAAAAAAATGTGCTAAATTAGCTGAGAATTTGTGGTCCTGCCCTAGGTGTCAAACACAATTCCCTGAATGTAACTACAAATACCTCCTCCACATGAAACTGCAAGATCATACAAGCATTGTTTGGGCTAATGCATTTGACAACGTTGGCACAGAACTCTTCTCTCTGTCTGCAAAGGAGCTATACATGTTACAATATGACTTGACAACAGAAAAAACACCTCACATCATACTCAAAAAAGCTATGTTCAAGCACTATACCTTTACAACTTTAGTGTCTACTGACACATTCAACTCTGAGCGCAGGATCAAAGTCACAATCGACAAAATGCAAAGACTCGATTTCAAAGCTGAGTACCCCTGCCTGCTTGCAGAAATTGCCCAAATGCATGCAATCACATGA